In Acaryochloris sp. CCMEE 5410, the following proteins share a genomic window:
- a CDS encoding DUF2808 domain-containing protein, with the protein MSKSLHKRLMGTSLLLLGVVAPSIMLASPSTAVQFPDGRTAFNSPPRLIEAESSYTQQNVPSTYYFTLKIPANAGEPLKAIKIAQRENVETISYGGNSTRAFQGSRWARGTQFSLTPVGGSTEPGAMTVVFDSPVQPGETITVALKAKNNPTFGGIYHFGVTAYPAGDKSIGQFLGYARLSFYAD; encoded by the coding sequence ATGTCTAAATCACTTCATAAGCGCTTAATGGGTACTAGTTTGTTACTCCTAGGTGTCGTTGCTCCGTCCATCATGTTGGCCAGCCCTTCAACCGCTGTTCAGTTTCCCGATGGTAGAACAGCGTTTAACTCGCCTCCACGCTTGATCGAAGCTGAAAGCAGCTATACTCAACAAAATGTGCCATCCACTTACTACTTCACCCTCAAAATTCCTGCCAATGCTGGAGAACCGCTCAAGGCAATTAAGATTGCCCAGCGAGAAAACGTAGAAACTATCAGTTATGGAGGTAATTCGACCCGTGCATTTCAAGGAAGCAGATGGGCGCGGGGGACTCAGTTCTCTTTGACTCCGGTCGGAGGATCGACTGAGCCAGGGGCAATGACCGTGGTATTTGACTCACCTGTCCAGCCAGGAGAAACGATTACAGTTGCCCTCAAGGCGAAGAATAATCCCACATTTGGTGGAATTTACCATTTTGGTGTGACTGCTTATCCAGCAGGAGACAAGAGCATAGGGCAGTTTCTTGGCTATGCCCGACTGAGCTTTTACGCTGACTAG
- a CDS encoding heavy-metal-associated domain-containing protein, translating to MTISHLRLKNIACDFCADVIERAVCSLPGVHECLVSTELKQATVQYAPQYITLEAIQNALVKAGYEVECLDK from the coding sequence ATGACAATAAGCCATCTCCGACTAAAGAACATCGCCTGTGACTTTTGCGCTGATGTTATTGAGCGGGCGGTTTGCAGTCTGCCCGGTGTTCATGAATGCTTGGTAAGCACGGAGTTGAAGCAAGCCACCGTCCAGTACGCTCCTCAGTACATCACGTTAGAAGCGATTCAGAATGCTCTAGTAAAAGCAGGGTATGAGGTTGAATGCCTCGATAAGTAA
- a CDS encoding heavy metal translocating P-type ATPase — METKHLQLKGMSCASCANTIEQAIRTVPGVGECRVNFATEQATVQYNPQFTTPEVIQQAVADAGYAAQTIADNTPETEDAEKATREAEQRELTRKLVVGTVLSVLLVIAVLPNMTGLSLSWIPLWLSDPWMQLVLATPVQIWVGSTFFVGAWKAFKHHVANMDTLVALGTGVAYLYSLFVTAFPQVLLAEGIQPAVYYEVAAVVVTLILLGRLLENRAKGQTSEAIRKLMGLQAKTARVIRAGEEMDLPLAEVMVDDVIVVRPGEKIPVDGQVIDGSSAVDEAMVTGEPIPVTKRVGDEVIGATINKTGSFKFRAQRVGKDTVLAQIVQLVQDAQGSKAPIQQLADQVTGWFVPVVIAIAIATFLVWFNTMGNLTLALLTTVGVLIIACPCALGLATPTSIMVGTGKGAENGILIKDAESLELAHQLQAIILDKTGTLTQGKPTVTDYVTVKGTANHQELVLLQLAATVERQSEHPLAEAVVHYAHAQEIGPLPDVQQFEAVAGMGVQGMVSHRLIQIGTQRWMDTLGIDTTPLEPQRQTLEAAAKTTAWIIVDGQVEGLMGIADALKPTSVEVVRALQRMKLEVVMLTGDNRQTAEAIAREVGIKRVFAEVRPDQKAAQVKSLQAEGKRVAMVGDGINDAPALAQADVGIAIGTGTDVAIAASDITLISGDLGGIVTAIQLSHATMRNIRQNLFFAYIYNVSGIPVAAGILYPFFGWLLSPMIAGAAMAFSSVSVVTNALRLRNFQPTVH; from the coding sequence ATGGAAACCAAACATCTGCAGTTGAAAGGCATGAGTTGTGCGTCCTGCGCCAACACCATTGAACAGGCGATTCGGACTGTACCCGGTGTTGGAGAATGCAGGGTTAACTTTGCCACAGAGCAGGCCACTGTTCAGTACAATCCACAGTTCACAACCCCAGAAGTAATTCAGCAAGCTGTGGCCGATGCTGGTTATGCTGCTCAGACTATCGCGGATAACACTCCCGAAACAGAAGATGCTGAGAAAGCTACCCGTGAGGCGGAGCAGCGGGAACTCACCCGCAAGTTAGTGGTGGGCACTGTCCTTAGTGTGCTGCTGGTGATAGCTGTCTTGCCCAACATGACTGGGCTAAGCCTGTCCTGGATTCCATTATGGTTGAGTGACCCCTGGATGCAATTGGTGCTGGCAACCCCTGTACAGATCTGGGTCGGTAGCACTTTCTTTGTGGGGGCTTGGAAAGCCTTCAAGCATCATGTTGCCAATATGGATACGTTGGTTGCATTGGGTACAGGCGTGGCGTACCTGTACTCGTTGTTTGTCACGGCTTTTCCTCAAGTCTTGCTGGCTGAGGGGATTCAACCGGCAGTCTATTACGAGGTTGCCGCCGTGGTCGTCACGTTAATCTTGCTGGGGCGATTGCTGGAAAATCGGGCTAAGGGCCAAACCTCAGAGGCCATTCGCAAGCTGATGGGTCTGCAGGCCAAAACAGCCCGCGTCATTCGTGCCGGAGAAGAAATGGATCTGCCCCTAGCAGAGGTGATGGTTGATGATGTGATCGTCGTCCGTCCCGGTGAAAAAATTCCGGTGGATGGTCAAGTGATTGATGGATCTTCAGCAGTGGATGAAGCCATGGTGACCGGAGAGCCTATCCCTGTCACCAAAAGAGTTGGAGATGAAGTGATTGGAGCCACAATCAATAAGACGGGTAGCTTCAAGTTTCGGGCTCAACGGGTGGGTAAGGATACAGTGCTGGCCCAGATTGTTCAGTTAGTCCAGGATGCCCAAGGCTCCAAAGCTCCCATCCAACAATTGGCCGATCAGGTGACGGGTTGGTTTGTGCCGGTGGTTATTGCGATCGCGATCGCAACCTTTTTGGTTTGGTTCAATACGATGGGCAACCTGACACTGGCCCTGTTAACCACGGTCGGCGTCCTGATTATTGCTTGTCCCTGTGCCTTGGGGTTGGCCACGCCCACGTCCATCATGGTGGGTACGGGCAAAGGGGCTGAAAACGGTATTTTGATTAAGGATGCCGAAAGCCTAGAGCTAGCGCATCAACTACAGGCCATCATTCTGGATAAGACGGGGACACTCACCCAGGGCAAACCCACAGTGACCGACTACGTCACGGTCAAGGGAACGGCCAACCATCAGGAACTGGTCCTGCTGCAGCTCGCTGCAACCGTGGAACGGCAATCGGAACATCCCCTGGCCGAGGCTGTAGTTCACTATGCTCATGCGCAGGAGATTGGCCCACTCCCAGACGTGCAGCAATTTGAAGCAGTTGCGGGCATGGGGGTTCAAGGAATGGTGTCCCATCGATTGATCCAAATCGGGACGCAGCGTTGGATGGACACGCTTGGGATTGATACGACACCACTTGAGCCCCAGCGCCAAACTCTGGAAGCCGCGGCCAAAACCACGGCTTGGATCATTGTTGACGGTCAGGTCGAGGGGCTGATGGGAATTGCAGATGCCCTGAAGCCGACCTCTGTGGAGGTGGTCAGAGCCCTACAGCGGATGAAGTTAGAAGTGGTGATGTTAACAGGGGATAACCGACAAACAGCGGAAGCGATCGCCCGTGAAGTCGGCATCAAACGAGTCTTTGCCGAAGTTCGCCCCGACCAAAAGGCCGCGCAGGTGAAATCACTCCAGGCCGAGGGAAAACGGGTGGCCATGGTCGGAGATGGGATTAATGATGCCCCGGCCCTAGCCCAGGCTGACGTGGGGATTGCGATTGGGACGGGGACTGATGTTGCGATCGCAGCCAGCGATATTACCCTGATTTCGGGTGATCTGGGTGGCATTGTCACCGCCATTCAACTCAGCCACGCCACCATGCGCAACATCCGCCAAAATCTCTTCTTCGCCTACATCTACAACGTATCTGGGATTCCCGTTGCGGCGGGGATTCTCTATCCTTTCTTTGGATGGCTGCTCAGTCCCATGATTGCTGGAGCCGCGATGGCCTTTAGTTCGGTTTCGGTCGTGACCAACGCCCTCCGTTTACGGAATTTCCAGCCTACTGTTCACTGA
- a CDS encoding cupredoxin domain-containing protein gives MSLKHKCWNGLLSLGLLLGIATGDAVAQPSETTSEPNQFRRVELPLPLKVGVTLGGMALIGLELWWFQFSKTKAQQAEVHQGVQEIDVTVDGGYEPSRIVVQAGQLVRLNFLRKDPSSCLEKVLLPDFHQSVDLLLNHTTAVAAIINSKSWQARL, from the coding sequence ATGTCGCTGAAACACAAGTGTTGGAATGGTCTGTTGAGTCTAGGACTCTTACTGGGCATCGCCACAGGTGACGCCGTTGCCCAGCCCTCAGAAACAACCTCAGAGCCAAACCAGTTTCGGCGCGTGGAGCTGCCTCTTCCGCTAAAAGTCGGTGTCACACTGGGAGGAATGGCATTGATTGGCCTAGAGCTATGGTGGTTTCAATTTAGTAAAACGAAGGCCCAGCAAGCAGAGGTCCACCAGGGGGTTCAGGAGATTGACGTGACCGTCGATGGGGGCTACGAGCCCAGCCGGATTGTGGTGCAGGCGGGCCAGCTGGTGCGGCTGAACTTTTTGCGCAAAGATCCCAGCAGTTGCCTTGAGAAAGTTTTACTCCCAGATTTTCATCAGTCCGTCGATCTGCTTTTGAACCACACCACTGCTGTAGCAGCAATTATAAATTCAAAATCTTGGCAAGCTAGGTTGTAA